GATGTTTGCCATGGTTTCTGGCGGGATTGATTTATCAGTTGTTAGTACGGCTAACTTGTCAGCCATTATGGCATCCATCATCATGGTTCAATATATCCCTGAAGGTGCTTCATCAGGAGTAACCATTCTTTATATTTTGTTAGCTATTGCTGTTGCCTTATTAGTAGGCTGTGTTGCTGGCTTAATTAATGGGTTTTTAGTCACAGTTGTCAGGATACCGGCTATCATCGTAACTCTTGGAACGATGCAGTTATATATGGGAATTGCATTAGTTTTGACAAAGGGAAAATCCATTGTAGGATTACCAACCATTGTTTCAGAAGTAAGCTCAAGCAGGTTTCTTGGGATTCCGTTTCCATTAGTTATCTTTATCATATTTGTATTCTTTTCTTATTTTGTTTTGAATTTGCGGGATTATGGCTTAAGACTGCAAATGACTGGTTCCAATCCAGTTGCCGCAAAATTCTCCGGGTTAAATGTGAATTCTATTACGATAAAGGCTTATGTAATAAGTGGCTTACTTTCCGCTATTGCAGGTCTGTTGATGACGGCTGCAACCAATGCTGCTAAAGCAGATTTTGGAACAACCTATCTATTGCAGGCCATATTAGTTGCCGTTATGGGCGGAGTTAACCCTTACGGCGGCAGGGGAAAAGTAGCTGGAGTCGTTATGGCTGTTATTACGATGCAAATTTTGTCCAGTGGCCTTGGTATGCTTAAAGTAAGCAACTTTTTTAAAGACTTTATGTGGGGTACAGTATTAATCATTGTTTTATTGGCAAATTTAGTTTATAACAAAAAGATAAGCAAATTAACTTAGCAGATAGATAGTGAGTACACTATTTGTAAATAAGTCATATAGTTTTCTAAATACTACAAGAGGTACTTTCACGAAAAGGAGTATCTCTTTTTATTTGGAAATAACGATAGTTAAACATAAGATTTAACGTTTAATCAATGGTGATGATCCGTTCTGGCTATTTTAACGGCTAAAATATTTATTGACGTTTTCGAACTATAAACATATATACAAAATTGGTGATTAAAATTAACAATTACATAAGTGAGGTTGAATGAATGCTACCTTTTGAAAGAAGAAAATGGTTAGAACAGCAAATTAAATTACATAAAGTAATTGATATTGAAGATGTCTCAACTAAGCTAAATGTTTCTGCAATGACGATTCGAAGGGATCTAAAGGAACTTGAGAAAAATGGTAAAGTAATCCGAACACATGGGGGAGCCATTTCAGTCGATTCCTTTTCTGAGGAAATTCCTTATTCCTCCAAAATAACTAAAAATATTACAGAGAAAAAAGAAATTTCATTAAAGGCCCTGCAATTAATTAAGGAGAATTCAACCATTATATTGGATTCAGGAACAACCACGTTAGAACTTGCCAAAATATTAAAAGATAGAAGTGATTTAACAATCGTTACTAATGATGTGAAAATTGCTAATGAATTACTAGAAAGCTCTAATAAAATAATTGTAACAGGTGGTGAGCTACAACAAGGTATTGGTGCTCTATATGGGACGGCTACTCAAGAAATGCTTTCAATCATTCATGCAGATATTTTCTTCTTAGGTGCACACGCTATCGATTTAAAACATGGAGTTACAGCACCTACTTTTGAAAAGTCATTGATTAAACAATTGATGATTAAAGCCTCAGAAGAGACATGGCTTTTGGCAGACTTTAGTAAATTTAATAAGAAGGCCTTCTCGAAGGTTTGCAGTTTAACAGAAATAGAAGGAATAGTCACTGATTCTAGTATTGAGCCCTCAATTATTAAAGATTATGAATCCAAAACAAAAATTTTATATGGGGAAGTAGAATCAGGGTTAAGGTAATTGCTGATGATTTACAAATAGCGGGACGGTTCTCCTGCTTCGAAACAAGGAAGCGCAAGAACCGTCCCTCCGTTTTAAAACATTCCGTTCTCGTTCGGAGAATCCTCTGGGATGGCCTGACCGACATCCCACAATTCAACGATTTGGTTATCATGGAAACGGAAGATATGGACAACAGCCGCTCCTAGATCATCTGGATTTTGCCGTATATGCGAATAAACGACAACCGTGTCTTTCTCTTGAATTGCTTGTTTGACCTCAAGCATTTTGTCAGGGCTTTGAACTTCATTCTCTTCCATTGCCTGCATGAGCGAGTCTCGATCACCGCGGAAATAGGGGTTATGGTGACGAAAGTCAGGGCTTATGTAACGCTCGTATGCTTCGCGAATATTTCCTGATGCGACTAGCTGCAAAAAAGACACTGCCATTTCTTTGAGGGAGAGGGGAGATGTACCGTTTTGTTCCGTACTCAATTTATTCATCCTTCCTGTTCAGTAATTTAAATTAATAGAAGTGTAAAGTATACAAGAGTCTCTCGTCAATTTTTTATTTTGTCTATGTCTAATTTACGATTTATTATTTCATAGCCTATGCGAACTGGCCTGTTGCTTTCCGCTCCGGGCACTCGCTTTCCGCGGGGAGGTCCGAGAGCCTCCTCGGCGCTTTGGCGCCTGCAGGGTCTCCCGTGACCTCTCTATCCCACTTTCCACTGCTACAATATAGATTTTAATAAGGAGTGGAAATGAGTCGAGTGCCCTCCGCTCCAATCAGCAGGGAGGCAAATCAACCTTAAGGATTGCAACACGCATTTTCTAACCTTGATAAGTGTGTTGCAATCTTTTTTATATTTTGGCAGGCTGCCGAAAGGAGAGACTGTTCACTTGCGTTCTTCAATCCTCGTAACCGGCAGTAGCGAAGCCCATGCAGCTCTTTTGAGACAGCGAAGCTCAGATGGGCTGCCATTATCCTCACTATAAAAGAATTAACTTTTTCAAGAAGAAACGAGAAATCAATATATTTCTCAATCAAGCGAAGAAGGTGGTCGTCTTGACCTACTGAAAATCGTTCGGTAAATAGGTTATTTGAGCTAAAAAGACAGTATAATAAATTCGTTTAGTTCGATGACGGAAGTGGCGGAATAAAAGTAAAGTTTAAAAAGGTACTTACTACTATTGCTAAGTGCCTTTTTAAATTGTGGGCTAGTTAACAGAACTTCAATCGTCATTATTTTTCGAATAAATAAGAGATAGCCCATTATTCTTTCATATCATGAATGGATTTATTATAATGATAGATAGCAACAAAGTAATTTATTGTTATCCAGTTTGTAAGCTTATGAGACTACTTTATTTACACGGAAAGGGGTAAAAATTAGTGGATTCTAAACAAACAGCAAACGTTGGAAAATGTCCGGTCATGCATGGGAGTGCGACTAGTCAAAAATCGAGTGGGACGACGAATAAGGACTGGTGGCCAAACCAGTTGAACCTGAACATTCTACATCAGCATGACAGAAAGTCTAACCCTATGGGAGAAGACTTTAATTATGCTGAAGAATTTAAAAAGCTAGACTACTATGCTCTTAAACAGGATCTTCACAATCTAATGACAGACAGTCAAGATTGGTGGCCGGCTGACTATGGACATTATGGTCCATTCTTTATTCGCATGGCTTGGCACGCCGCAGGTACATATCGTACAGGTGACGGACGTGGTGGCGGTGGAACTGGTGCACAACGTTTTGCACCATTGAACAGCTGGGCTGACAATGGCAACCTTGATAAAGCACGCAGGTTGCTATGGCCGATTAAGCAAAAGTATGGGAATAAGATCTCTTGGGCTGACCTGCTTCTACTAACAGGTAATGTTGCGATTGAATCAATGGGCGGCAAGACATTTGGTTTTGGAGGCGGACGTGCTGACATTTGGCATCCAGAAGAAGACATCTACTGGGGTGCTGAAACTGAAATGCTAGGTGATAACCGTTACACAGGTGATCGCGAGCTTGAGAACCCGCTTGCTGCTGTTCAAATGGGCCTTATCTATGTGAACCCAGAAGGTCCAAATGGAAACCCAGATCCTCTTGCAAGCGCTCGTGACATTCGTGAAACCTTTGCACGGATGGGAATGAACGATGAAGAAACAGTAGCATTAACGGCTGGAGGTCATACTTTTGGTAAGGCACATGGCGCAGGAGATGCTGCTCATGTTGGTCCTGAGCCAGAAGCTGCTCCTATAGAAGCGCAAGGCTTAGGTTGGCTTAGCACACACGGCACTGGTAAAGGGCGTGACACCATTACGAGTGGGATTGAAGGTGCTTGGACTCCGAACCCGACACAGTGGGATAATGGTTACTTTGATTTACTATTTGGATATGAATGGGAGCTTACAAAGAGCCCTGCAGGTGCACATCAGTGGACTCCAGTAAATCCGCTTGAGAACCATCTTGCTCCTGATGCAGAGGATCCATCCGTTCGTGTTCCAACAATAATGACGACTGCAGATATGGCAATGCGTGAAGATCCTATATACGAAAAGATTTCCCGCCGTTTCCATCAGAATCCAGAAGAGTTTGCTGATGCATTTGCTCGTGCATGGTTCAAATTACTACACCGTGATATGGGGCCACGTTCAAGATATTTGGGTCCAGAAGTTCCAGAAGAAGAGCTTGTCTGGCAAGACCCTGTACCAGCTGCCCGTTTTGAACTAACAGATGAAGAGGTAGAAAAAATAAAGGTATTAATCCTAGACTCTGGTCTTACAATCAGCGAGCTAGTGACAACAGCTTGGGCTTCAGCCAGTACCTTCCGTGGTTCAGATATGCGCGGCGGCGCTAATGGTGCCCGTATTCGACTTGCCCCACAGAAGGATTGGGAAGTGAATCAGCCTGAACAGCTTTCAAAAGTACTTCAAGTACTGGAAGACATTCAAAAACATCTAGATAAGAAAGTCAGCATCGCTGATTTGATTGTGCTTGGCGGAAGTGCCGCAATTGAAAAAGCTGCCCAAGACGCTGGCTTTGATGTAACGGTTCC
This DNA window, taken from Bacillus oleivorans, encodes the following:
- a CDS encoding nuclear transport factor 2 family protein; its protein translation is MNKLSTEQNGTSPLSLKEMAVSFLQLVASGNIREAYERYISPDFRHHNPYFRGDRDSLMQAMEENEVQSPDKMLEVKQAIQEKDTVVVYSHIRQNPDDLGAAVVHIFRFHDNQIVELWDVGQAIPEDSPNENGMF
- a CDS encoding ABC transporter permease — its product is MSNPLNINEEKKRLSLNKDFIGNYGDLTLLFFIMIGVFAIMAIINPSVFLSEGMMISIANQFPILGLLTLAMMFAMVSGGIDLSVVSTANLSAIMASIIMVQYIPEGASSGVTILYILLAIAVALLVGCVAGLINGFLVTVVRIPAIIVTLGTMQLYMGIALVLTKGKSIVGLPTIVSEVSSSRFLGIPFPLVIFIIFVFFSYFVLNLRDYGLRLQMTGSNPVAAKFSGLNVNSITIKAYVISGLLSAIAGLLMTAATNAAKADFGTTYLLQAILVAVMGGVNPYGGRGKVAGVVMAVITMQILSSGLGMLKVSNFFKDFMWGTVLIIVLLANLVYNKKISKLT
- a CDS encoding DeoR/GlpR family DNA-binding transcription regulator, coding for MLPFERRKWLEQQIKLHKVIDIEDVSTKLNVSAMTIRRDLKELEKNGKVIRTHGGAISVDSFSEEIPYSSKITKNITEKKEISLKALQLIKENSTIILDSGTTTLELAKILKDRSDLTIVTNDVKIANELLESSNKIIVTGGELQQGIGALYGTATQEMLSIIHADIFFLGAHAIDLKHGVTAPTFEKSLIKQLMIKASEETWLLADFSKFNKKAFSKVCSLTEIEGIVTDSSIEPSIIKDYESKTKILYGEVESGLR
- the katG gene encoding catalase/peroxidase HPI — its product is MDSKQTANVGKCPVMHGSATSQKSSGTTNKDWWPNQLNLNILHQHDRKSNPMGEDFNYAEEFKKLDYYALKQDLHNLMTDSQDWWPADYGHYGPFFIRMAWHAAGTYRTGDGRGGGGTGAQRFAPLNSWADNGNLDKARRLLWPIKQKYGNKISWADLLLLTGNVAIESMGGKTFGFGGGRADIWHPEEDIYWGAETEMLGDNRYTGDRELENPLAAVQMGLIYVNPEGPNGNPDPLASARDIRETFARMGMNDEETVALTAGGHTFGKAHGAGDAAHVGPEPEAAPIEAQGLGWLSTHGTGKGRDTITSGIEGAWTPNPTQWDNGYFDLLFGYEWELTKSPAGAHQWTPVNPLENHLAPDAEDPSVRVPTIMTTADMAMREDPIYEKISRRFHQNPEEFADAFARAWFKLLHRDMGPRSRYLGPEVPEEELVWQDPVPAARFELTDEEVEKIKVLILDSGLTISELVTTAWASASTFRGSDMRGGANGARIRLAPQKDWEVNQPEQLSKVLQVLEDIQKHLDKKVSIADLIVLGGSAAIEKAAQDAGFDVTVPFAPGRGDATEEQTDVESFAVLEPVADGFRNYQKKEYSVSPEELLVDKAQLLNLTAPEMTVLIGGMRVLGTNYGGTGHGVFTDRVGTLTNDFFVNLLDMGVEWKPAEDGVYEGRDRKTGEVVRTATRVDLIFGSNSQLRAIAEVYAQDDNKEKFVHDFISAWVKVMNADRFDLNLK